The genomic segment ACGGGGCGGGCCGCTCCTTCCACGGGGGTCGGTCACCCTGTCCACGGGGGTCGGTCGCTCTGCCCACGGGGCGGGCCACCCCCTCGGGGCGCGGTCCGCCCGGAAACGCGAGACGCCCCGGCCGTCAGGTCCGGGGCGCCTCGAAAGTGCGGTGCGGGGCTTGGAATCAGAGCCGAGCTCAGAGGTCGAACTCGTGCGGCGGCAGGTCGAGGGCGAAGCACGCCTCCCGGACCACGGCCTGCTCCGACTTGTCGAAGTCGCCGTCGGCGCCACCGATGACGATGCCGATCTGGATGACCGCACGCGCCTCGGCCGGCTTCTTCTTCGCCTTGGCGATCTCCTGGAGCACGGTGACCTTGCCGAAGGCGAAGTCGGCGGTGAGCTTGTCCACGTACGCGTTGAAGCGGCGCTGGAGGTCTTCCGCGGGGAAGTTCTGGAGCACGTCGTTGCTCATGATCAGCTGGGCGACGCGCTGCCGCTCCGACGGGTCGATGGAGCCGTCGGCCGCCGAGACCAGGGCGCACATCGCCATGCTCGCGTCGCGGAACGCCCCGCTCTTCAGGTCGTTCTTCTTCGCCTCCAGCTGCGTCTGCATCGTCGAGGCGGATTCCTTGATCCGATCCCAAAGGGCCATGACGTCTCCATACGTTGCTTTGCGGTGCGTTGGCTGAACCGAGTGGAACTCTACAGACGTGTAGAACTCGATGCTCGACCCGGCAGGCTTTGCCACGGAATGGCGGCTCAGTAGGATGCGGCGATCGCTGAGCAGTGCCCGGGGCCGCCCAGCCGTGACTGCGAGAGCTTGCGCGAAGGGCGGACACCGCATGGGAAACGCGGGACGGCACGAAGACGTTCCACAAGGGGCCCCTGCGTCCCCGGCGGCCGACGCGTCCCTCGGCGCCGGCGGGCGCCCGCGCAAGCGGGGGCAGGGCGAGCTCGAGGCGCAGGTGCTCGCGGCGGTGCGCGCGGGCGGAGGGCCGGTGACCGCGAGCTGGGTGCGGGAGCGCCTCGACGGCGGCCTCGCCCTGACGACCGTCATCACGATCCTCTCCCGCCTCCACGCGAAGAACGCGGTCACCCGCACCCGTGCGGGCCGTTCCTACACCTGGACGAACGCCGCCGACGAGGCCGGCCTCGCCGCCCTGCGGATGCGCCGGGTGCTCGACGGCGAACGGGACCGTGAGGCCGTCCTCGCCCGCTTCGTCTCCGCGCTCAGCCCCGGCGACGAGGAACGCCTGCGGGCCCTGCTGTCCCGGACCGGTCCGGATGCGCCCGGGGCGAGCGAACCCGCTGAGCCCTCCGAACCCTCGGGTCCGCCGGATGCCCCCGGCCGTGCGTCGGGGAACCGATGACGACGACAGGGGCGTTGGGGGAGCGATGACGACGACAGGGGCGTTGGGGGAGCGATGACGACGACAGGGGCGTTGGGGGAGCGATGGGCATTTTCGTCTACCTGCCACTCGTACTGCCGCTGACCGCGCTGCCCGTCGCGCGGCTGGCCGCGCACCATCTGCACCCGCGCACCGCGACCCGGCTGCTGGCCGTCGCCGGTACGACGCTCGCGCTGTGCAGCACCCTCTGCCTCGCCCTGCTGATGGTGATCGGTACGGCCCAGCTGCCCGGCAACCCGTTGCCGGACGGCTGGTCGGACCCCGAGGTCAGGGCCGCGCTGCCGTACGAGGACCGGACGGGCCTGGTGGCCATCGGGGTGCTGGGTGCGGTGGTGGCCGGCTGCGCGGCGACGCTCGTACGCCATGTACGTACCCGGGTCGCCGCGACCCGCGCGCTGGGGGCGCCGACGCGCGAGAGCGGCGGGGTGAGCGTGGTGGAGTCGCCGGCCCCGTACGCGTACGCGCTCCCCGGCGGCCCGGTGCGCGGGCGGATGGGCGGGGCGGCGGCAGGCGACGGCCGGGTCGTCGTCTCCAGCGCCCTGCTCGACTGCCTCGAACCGGACGAGCAGCAGGCGCTGTTCGCCCATGAGCGGGCGCATCTGGCGGGGCGCCACCACCGCTATCTGCTGCTGACGCAGCTGGCCGCGCGCGCCAACCCGTTCCTGGTGCCGCTCCGGACGGCGGTGGCGTACAGCACCGAGCGCTGGGCCGACGAGGAGGCCGCCCGGGCGGTCGGCAGCCGCCATGTGGTGGCGCGGGCGGTCGGCAAGGCGGCGCTGGTCTCGGCCCGTTCGCCGTTCGAGGGGCTGGCGGGGTTCGCGCGTGCGACAGGGTTCGCGGGGCCGGCGGGGTTCGCGGCGGCGGGGCCCGTACCGCTCCGGGTCGCGGCCCTCCTCGACCCCGCCCCGCCCACCCGCTTCTGGCCCCCGGCGTCGGCGCACCTCCTCTTCGCCGGGCTGACGGCGACGGTGGGCACGGCGGCCTCCGCGCTGTCGTCGGTGAACGCCACGGTCACGCTGGTCCGCATCCTGCGCGAGGCGACCTTGCTGTAGGCCGTCGGCGGTGGATCTTTGCAGGTCATGGGAAACCGGCGCGCCGCGTGCAGTACACAACTGTTGCTCTGTACGGGAACGGTGACAGGGATGTCGTGGGTCCAGGACTTCCGGCCGAGAGGTCCCCCGGACGGCCCATAGTGATCACACAGCAGGTCGCACCGCAGGTCACACAGGCTGGTTGCGCAGTCGGCCGCGCAGCAGGTCACCCACCAGATCACGGCAGCCGTGGAGAGACGCCTCTCCGCGGACGCCCTTCCCCCACGGGAGCAACGCCATGGCTTCGGCCCTCCGTACCAAGACCGCCGTCCTCGTCGCCGCCGCAGTCGCGGGCACCCTGCTCCTGACCGGCTGCCAGGGGGACGACTCCGACGGAGGCTCCGACACCGGGGCGAAGGACACGAGCAGCAGCGCCGCCGCCACGCTCCCGGCCGAGACGCCTGCGACGCAGGGCGCCCCGTCCGCCACCGCCGCTGCCGGCAGCACCAGCGGCGGCAGCACCACCGGCGGCAGTGGCACCGGCAGTTCGGGCTCGGGCTCCGACGCCGCCTCGGACGAACCGGAGACGGCCGTCGAGGGCATCGACCAGGGCAAGGGCGTCAACGGCACCTGGAACGGCAAGGTGCGCTACCTCGCCCCCGGCACGTACACGGTGACCCGTCCGGACGACGTCGACCAGCAGTTCTTCGTCTCCGAGGACACGGACATCGAGGGCACCGGCGACATCTGCGGTACGGAGGAGGGCCAGGCCGCGATGCCGTGCAGCGAGGAGATGCTGGAGGCCGCGACCAAGGGCGACGGAGTCGACGCCGAGGTCGTCGTCGCGAACGGCATCGCCAAGAGCATCATCGACAACCACAACTGACGCCGATCACCGCGCGCGGAACTCCCGTACGCA from the Streptomyces sp. NBC_01335 genome contains:
- a CDS encoding M56 family metallopeptidase, whose translation is MGIFVYLPLVLPLTALPVARLAAHHLHPRTATRLLAVAGTTLALCSTLCLALLMVIGTAQLPGNPLPDGWSDPEVRAALPYEDRTGLVAIGVLGAVVAGCAATLVRHVRTRVAATRALGAPTRESGGVSVVESPAPYAYALPGGPVRGRMGGAAAGDGRVVVSSALLDCLEPDEQQALFAHERAHLAGRHHRYLLLTQLAARANPFLVPLRTAVAYSTERWADEEAARAVGSRHVVARAVGKAALVSARSPFEGLAGFARATGFAGPAGFAAAGPVPLRVAALLDPAPPTRFWPPASAHLLFAGLTATVGTAASALSSVNATVTLVRILREATLL
- a CDS encoding tellurite resistance TerB family protein, which gives rise to MALWDRIKESASTMQTQLEAKKNDLKSGAFRDASMAMCALVSAADGSIDPSERQRVAQLIMSNDVLQNFPAEDLQRRFNAYVDKLTADFAFGKVTVLQEIAKAKKKPAEARAVIQIGIVIGGADGDFDKSEQAVVREACFALDLPPHEFDL
- a CDS encoding BlaI/MecI/CopY family transcriptional regulator; protein product: MGNAGRHEDVPQGAPASPAADASLGAGGRPRKRGQGELEAQVLAAVRAGGGPVTASWVRERLDGGLALTTVITILSRLHAKNAVTRTRAGRSYTWTNAADEAGLAALRMRRVLDGERDREAVLARFVSALSPGDEERLRALLSRTGPDAPGASEPAEPSEPSGPPDAPGRASGNR